In a single window of the Halobaculum lipolyticum genome:
- a CDS encoding winged helix-turn-helix transcriptional regulator, translating to MAVEEPRTAESVESLDAGPCPVVDALEQVGSKWRLVVLHDLLDGEKRFNELKRSTDASARTLSRVLDDLREMGFVEKRMEPDAPVATFYSLTPKGESLSVVFSEVESWAGEWLDTCAE from the coding sequence ATGGCAGTAGAAGAGCCGCGAACGGCGGAGTCAGTCGAGTCCCTCGACGCCGGGCCGTGTCCCGTCGTGGACGCGCTCGAACAGGTCGGCTCGAAGTGGCGCCTCGTGGTGCTCCACGACCTGCTCGACGGCGAGAAGCGGTTCAACGAACTGAAGCGCTCCACGGACGCGAGCGCCCGGACCCTCTCGCGCGTGCTCGACGACCTCCGCGAGATGGGGTTCGTCGAGAAGCGGATGGAACCGGACGCCCCCGTGGCGACGTTCTACTCGCTGACCCCGAAAGGCGAGTCGCTGTCGGTCGTGTTCAGCGAGGTGGAGTCGTGGGCCGGCGAGTGGCTCGACACCTGCGCCGAGTAG
- a CDS encoding YbaK/EbsC family protein, whose protein sequence is MHASAERFAARVSEEYGFDATIEEFPEGTKTATDAADAVDCSVSQIVKSIVLTAGDEAVVVLTAGDNRVDTDALADELGVDAVDTATPERVKAATGWSIGGVPPFGHDEPVATFLDESLLAHDRIWAAAGTPDAVFALSPADLRRLADPTVVSAFE, encoded by the coding sequence ATGCATGCCAGCGCCGAGCGGTTCGCCGCCCGCGTCAGCGAGGAGTACGGCTTCGACGCGACGATCGAGGAGTTCCCCGAAGGGACGAAGACGGCCACGGACGCCGCCGACGCCGTCGACTGTTCGGTGTCACAGATCGTCAAGAGCATCGTCCTCACGGCCGGCGACGAGGCGGTCGTCGTCCTCACCGCCGGCGACAACCGCGTCGACACCGACGCCCTCGCCGACGAACTCGGGGTCGACGCCGTCGACACGGCGACCCCCGAACGGGTGAAGGCGGCGACCGGCTGGAGCATCGGCGGCGTCCCGCCGTTCGGTCACGACGAACCGGTCGCGACGTTCCTCGACGAGTCCCTGCTGGCACACGACCGGATCTGGGCGGCAGCCGGGACGCCAGACGCCGTCTTCGCCCTCTCTCCGGCCGATCTCCGGCGGTTGGCCGACCCGACCGTCGTGTCCGCGTTCGAGTGA
- the metG gene encoding methionine--tRNA ligase — protein MSNHAPDSHEAFPTDAPAVVTCGLPYANGDLHIGHLRTYVGGDVYSRALESLGQQTAFVSGSDMHGTPIAVQAIAEGVDPEAFALEWHEQYAETFPKFGVEFDNYGHTHDETNRELTYEIVERLESEGYVYEKEIKVAWDPIDEQPLPDRYVEGTCPYCGEHARGDECDEGCGRHLEPGEIEDPVSTISGNPAEYRDRAHKFFKVSELSEYLDGFLDRLEGTSNARNQPRQWLEDGLQDWCITRDLDWGFDYPGEDDLVLYVWVDAPIEYVASTKQYTERVGADTYDWDEAWREDGEVVHVIGRDIIQHHTVFWPAMLHVADYVEPRAVMASGFMTLGGKGFSTSRDRAVWAREYLDEGFHPDLLRYYLATNGGFQQDVDFSWEKFRDRVNNELVGTVGNFLYRSLLFAHRNFEGTPEADVSAEVEERIEEAIADFETGVNDYSVRQVGTATVDLARFGNEYIQREEPWNLVGEDDEAAAQVIRDCVQIAKAVAVLFEPVAPDTSAELWEQLAEDGSVHDVTTDAALEAPPRDFGAPSELYEKIEAERVEELNEKLEARVAEATAADDGDEDRTESDESEAAGDSDVSDIEPVADDRISFDEFQDLDLRVGEIVDAEGIEGADDLLRLTVDIGTERRQIVAGLKQLHDVDDLPGTRVVIVANLEKAELFGVESNGMVLAAGEDADLLTTHGDAPLGTKIR, from the coding sequence ATGAGCAACCACGCACCCGACAGCCACGAGGCGTTCCCGACGGACGCGCCCGCGGTGGTGACGTGCGGGCTGCCGTACGCGAACGGCGACCTGCACATCGGCCACCTGCGGACGTACGTCGGCGGCGACGTGTACTCGCGCGCGCTCGAGTCGCTCGGTCAGCAGACCGCGTTCGTCTCGGGGTCGGACATGCACGGCACGCCGATCGCCGTCCAAGCGATCGCGGAGGGAGTCGACCCGGAGGCGTTCGCGCTCGAGTGGCACGAGCAGTACGCCGAGACGTTCCCCAAGTTCGGCGTCGAGTTCGACAACTACGGTCACACCCACGACGAGACGAACCGCGAACTCACCTACGAGATCGTCGAGCGCCTCGAGTCCGAGGGGTACGTGTACGAGAAGGAGATCAAGGTCGCGTGGGACCCGATCGACGAGCAGCCGCTCCCCGACCGCTACGTCGAGGGCACCTGCCCGTACTGCGGCGAACACGCCCGCGGCGACGAGTGCGACGAGGGGTGCGGTCGCCACCTCGAACCCGGCGAGATCGAGGACCCGGTCTCGACGATCTCCGGCAACCCCGCCGAGTACCGCGACCGCGCCCACAAGTTCTTCAAGGTCTCCGAGTTGTCGGAGTACCTCGACGGCTTCCTCGACCGACTGGAGGGCACCTCGAACGCCCGGAACCAGCCCCGCCAGTGGCTGGAGGACGGCCTGCAGGACTGGTGTATCACGCGGGATCTGGACTGGGGGTTCGACTACCCCGGCGAGGACGACCTCGTCCTGTACGTGTGGGTCGACGCGCCGATCGAGTACGTCGCCTCCACGAAGCAGTACACCGAGCGCGTCGGCGCAGACACCTACGACTGGGACGAGGCGTGGCGCGAGGACGGCGAGGTCGTCCACGTGATCGGGCGCGACATCATCCAACACCACACGGTCTTCTGGCCAGCGATGCTCCACGTCGCCGACTACGTGGAACCGCGCGCGGTGATGGCGAGCGGCTTCATGACGCTGGGCGGGAAGGGGTTCTCCACCTCGCGCGACCGCGCGGTGTGGGCCCGCGAGTACCTCGACGAGGGGTTCCACCCCGACCTGCTGCGCTACTACCTCGCCACCAACGGCGGGTTCCAGCAGGACGTCGACTTCTCGTGGGAGAAGTTCCGCGACCGCGTCAACAACGAACTGGTCGGCACGGTCGGCAACTTCCTCTACCGCTCGCTGCTGTTCGCCCACCGCAACTTCGAGGGGACGCCCGAGGCGGACGTGAGCGCGGAGGTCGAAGAGCGGATCGAGGAGGCCATCGCCGACTTCGAGACCGGCGTGAACGACTACTCCGTCCGGCAGGTCGGCACCGCGACCGTCGATCTGGCACGCTTCGGCAACGAGTACATCCAGCGCGAGGAGCCGTGGAACCTCGTCGGCGAGGACGACGAGGCCGCCGCGCAGGTGATCCGCGACTGCGTCCAGATCGCGAAGGCGGTCGCCGTCCTGTTCGAACCGGTCGCGCCGGACACGAGCGCCGAACTGTGGGAGCAACTCGCGGAGGACGGCTCCGTCCACGACGTCACGACCGACGCCGCGCTCGAAGCGCCGCCGCGGGACTTCGGCGCGCCCTCGGAACTGTACGAGAAGATCGAAGCGGAGCGCGTCGAGGAGTTGAACGAGAAACTGGAGGCGCGCGTCGCAGAGGCGACCGCCGCCGACGACGGGGACGAGGACCGAACCGAAAGCGACGAGTCAGAGGCCGCCGGCGATAGCGACGTGAGCGACATCGAACCCGTCGCGGACGACCGGATCAGCTTCGACGAGTTCCAGGACCTCGACCTCCGCGTCGGCGAGATCGTCGACGCCGAGGGGATCGAGGGCGCCGACGACCTCCTCCGCCTCACGGTCGACATCGGCACCGAGCGGCGCCAGATCGTCGCCGGCCTGAAACAGCTCCACGACGTCGACGACCTCCCGGGCACCCGCGTCGTGATCGTCGCGAACCTCGAGAAGGCTGAGCTGTTCGGCGTGGAGTCGAACGGGATGGTGCTCGCGGCCGGCGAGGACGCCGACCTGCTAACGACCCACGGCGACGCGCCGCTGGGCACGAAGATCCGGTAG
- a CDS encoding DoxX-like family protein produces MKRDPIYIERRVRGSIDEIWELTQDPDEHERWDLRFTEIDYLPKDEDGPQHFTYATQLLPGIRVEGVGKSIASTERGAESTSALAFESHDPLSLIAHGRGFWRYVESDDGVRFLTEYNYETRWGRLGRVIDRIIFRRLLGWATALSFDVLARWIEEGTPPERSYRMLATHAVTRIGLALIWIYQGLIPKLLVSHPAERAPFVGLGLESIAAEAVVLLGFLEVAFGVTLLVWWRSAWLAYLGGFAPVALTAGAVASDPSLALGPYNPVVTTIGMVGLGVAAGRLAGQVPTAGNCLRTPLDG; encoded by the coding sequence ATGAAACGTGATCCGATATACATCGAACGGCGAGTACGAGGGTCGATAGACGAGATATGGGAACTGACACAGGATCCGGATGAGCACGAGCGATGGGACCTCCGGTTTACCGAGATAGATTACTTGCCGAAGGACGAGGATGGCCCCCAGCACTTCACCTACGCGACCCAATTACTCCCCGGGATCCGTGTGGAGGGTGTCGGGAAGTCTATCGCTAGCACCGAACGGGGAGCGGAATCGACGTCTGCACTAGCGTTCGAGAGTCACGACCCCCTATCGCTCATCGCTCACGGCCGAGGATTCTGGCGCTATGTTGAATCCGACGACGGAGTTCGATTTCTCACCGAGTACAACTACGAGACGCGGTGGGGTCGACTGGGACGAGTGATCGACCGGATCATCTTTCGCCGGCTACTCGGCTGGGCGACGGCACTCAGCTTTGACGTCCTGGCACGCTGGATCGAGGAGGGAACCCCCCCGGAGAGGAGTTATCGGATGCTGGCCACCCACGCAGTCACGAGGATCGGACTGGCGCTCATCTGGATATATCAGGGCTTGATTCCGAAGCTACTCGTCTCCCACCCCGCAGAGCGTGCGCCCTTCGTCGGACTCGGTTTGGAGTCGATCGCGGCCGAAGCGGTGGTCCTACTCGGGTTCCTCGAGGTCGCGTTCGGGGTCACCTTGCTTGTGTGGTGGCGTTCGGCGTGGCTCGCGTATCTCGGTGGCTTCGCACCGGTCGCGCTCACCGCGGGGGCAGTGGCCTCTGACCCGTCGCTCGCGCTCGGGCCGTACAATCCAGTCGTCACGACCATCGGGATGGTTGGACTCGGTGTGGCCGCCGGCCGCTTGGCGGGTCAGGTCCCCACGGCAGGAAACTGTCTGCGGACTCCCTTAGACGGATGA
- a CDS encoding DUF4166 domain-containing protein — MKSVFERALGSWYSDLHPAIQNRYALASTDNRRCVGQGQMRSVRRNRLALPVLWAGTSRNLLFPETGTDVPFQVRTTPFDESGVESVAYIRWFDVGPGRRFDAYMQYDEDRDCIVDALGTYRTLRTELRLSATPTGALHIETGDQWFVYGHRSIAIPRPLRAEVTVTERYDDDRDRFEIAVEISNPLVGFVFGYDGWFTVEYEDCPGLRSEDAPANLGEI, encoded by the coding sequence ATGAAAAGCGTTTTCGAGCGTGCGCTAGGGTCATGGTATTCGGACCTGCATCCGGCGATCCAAAACCGGTACGCGCTGGCGAGTACCGACAACCGACGGTGCGTAGGCCAAGGCCAGATGCGCTCAGTCAGACGGAACCGGCTCGCGCTACCGGTTCTGTGGGCCGGTACCAGTCGAAACCTGCTGTTCCCAGAGACTGGAACGGACGTTCCTTTCCAGGTGCGGACGACACCGTTCGATGAGAGTGGCGTCGAGTCGGTCGCGTACATCAGGTGGTTCGACGTGGGTCCCGGCCGTCGGTTCGACGCGTATATGCAGTACGATGAGGACCGCGACTGCATCGTCGACGCACTGGGGACCTACCGGACACTCCGTACGGAGCTCCGACTATCAGCGACACCGACAGGGGCGCTTCACATCGAGACGGGCGACCAGTGGTTCGTCTACGGACACCGGTCCATCGCGATTCCGAGACCGCTCCGTGCAGAGGTGACTGTGACTGAACGTTACGACGATGACCGCGACCGGTTCGAGATCGCGGTGGAGATCTCGAACCCGCTCGTCGGATTCGTATTCGGATACGATGGGTGGTTCACCGTCGAGTACGAGGACTGTCCGGGACTCCGTTCGGAAGACGCCCCCGCAAACCTGGGTGAAATCTGA
- a CDS encoding YndJ family protein, which translates to MTGGAPDRQARSSLLPRFADTSAVLGGVGWLLLVVADVFGPIQDIIALAMLVLVPLALRLADTPRRDGTRSGWYRIAVVGQPMTALLGVFSLTMTPGTATALSALPWAATTVAVAGFGVWRLLQRGPWPIEELSIDAGLLYIVVGGVALLFDRTGVSLVFEPTFVTLTTVHFHYAGSALPILAGMAGRYSPGERFDPMVRWTTPLIVVGPGIIGTGITAVALDFPLAATIEFIAVAIFTTAVTLFSVAVIVGVLPLLPSWPQRLLLGGASLAVTVSMGFAVVYGFARATGGTYLGIGPQSLGTMVTYHGQLNAYGFAVPALVGWRLAVPESRARPPGVPVSHLTGGWSIGEDFLERRGLTGDATVSGMIDDVGAYQSDTFDSSAVSSSVRQFFERSGEYELAVSPDWETPWRQLAILYHPIATRIGQLSVPLVSATGELALSGRVVAVNDGDSQTGDRAWIRSNVGRATGADRMTYVGIYDRHVSTGRSYLRVTFPLPGSNLTGMLRVKNGGADDEALVLSSFPEAGNCDDAGLYLVVGGFAVRLPLNETLLVEPGEERGSVQAVHRVELFGVRVFTLQYDLRLADNDSPSNGISR; encoded by the coding sequence ATGACCGGTGGTGCCCCCGACAGGCAAGCGCGATCGAGCCTACTCCCGAGGTTTGCCGATACGAGCGCAGTGCTGGGTGGTGTCGGGTGGCTTCTCCTCGTCGTTGCGGACGTATTCGGGCCGATTCAGGACATCATCGCGTTGGCGATGCTCGTGTTGGTTCCGCTGGCCCTTCGCCTCGCGGACACTCCTCGACGGGACGGAACGCGGTCGGGATGGTACCGGATCGCCGTCGTTGGACAGCCAATGACGGCCCTTCTCGGCGTGTTCTCGCTAACAATGACGCCTGGGACCGCGACAGCTCTGTCGGCGCTCCCTTGGGCGGCCACGACGGTCGCCGTCGCTGGCTTCGGAGTGTGGCGACTGCTCCAACGAGGACCGTGGCCGATCGAAGAACTGTCGATAGACGCCGGCCTTCTCTACATCGTCGTCGGCGGCGTGGCGTTACTGTTCGACCGCACTGGTGTGTCTCTCGTCTTCGAGCCGACCTTCGTCACGCTCACGACCGTCCATTTCCACTACGCTGGGTCCGCCCTTCCCATACTCGCGGGGATGGCCGGTCGATACAGTCCTGGCGAGCGCTTCGATCCTATGGTCCGGTGGACGACTCCTCTCATCGTGGTCGGTCCCGGGATCATCGGAACCGGAATCACTGCCGTCGCACTCGACTTTCCGCTGGCTGCGACGATCGAGTTTATCGCGGTCGCGATTTTCACGACGGCCGTCACGCTGTTCTCGGTGGCTGTTATTGTCGGTGTGCTTCCACTGCTTCCAAGCTGGCCTCAGCGGTTGCTCCTCGGAGGTGCCTCGCTCGCGGTGACTGTCTCGATGGGATTCGCCGTCGTATATGGGTTCGCACGGGCGACAGGCGGGACGTACCTCGGTATCGGTCCACAGTCACTCGGGACGATGGTCACCTACCACGGACAACTGAACGCGTACGGGTTCGCGGTGCCCGCGCTCGTCGGCTGGCGGCTCGCTGTCCCGGAATCCCGGGCTCGACCCCCCGGAGTCCCGGTTAGTCACCTTACTGGCGGCTGGTCAATCGGCGAGGATTTCCTCGAGCGTCGGGGGCTAACCGGCGACGCCACCGTCTCGGGGATGATCGACGACGTCGGCGCGTATCAGTCTGACACGTTCGATTCGTCCGCGGTATCCTCCTCCGTCCGACAGTTCTTCGAGCGGTCTGGCGAGTATGAACTGGCTGTCTCACCGGACTGGGAGACGCCGTGGCGTCAGCTCGCGATTCTGTACCACCCGATCGCGACGCGAATCGGACAGCTGTCGGTGCCGCTCGTTTCTGCCACCGGTGAACTCGCGCTGTCTGGCCGTGTCGTCGCTGTGAACGACGGTGATTCCCAGACCGGTGATCGGGCCTGGATCAGATCCAACGTCGGTCGAGCCACCGGGGCCGACCGGATGACCTACGTTGGCATCTACGACCGGCACGTTAGTACCGGCCGGTCGTACTTGCGGGTCACCTTTCCGCTCCCGGGGAGCAACCTGACCGGTATGTTGCGTGTGAAAAATGGCGGCGCTGACGATGAAGCGCTCGTGCTCTCCTCTTTTCCCGAAGCCGGCAACTGCGATGACGCCGGGCTCTACCTAGTTGTTGGCGGGTTTGCCGTGCGATTGCCATTGAACGAGACGCTCCTCGTTGAACCTGGTGAGGAACGTGGGAGCGTCCAAGCAGTTCACCGCGTTGAACTGTTTGGGGTGCGAGTGTTTACTCTCCAGTACGACCTTCGGCTCGCCGACAACGATTCACCTTCTAATGGCATTTCCCGATGA
- a CDS encoding VOC family protein, translated as MPDSIDPAARIGRVTLAVADLDATIAFYRDVVGLAVRERDDERAVLGTDADALLVLEADADAGPRPADAAGLFHTAFLFPSRAALGDALGRARDAGAHLTGASDHLVSEAVYLRDPEGNGVELYRDRPRDEWPGTDDRVEMDTRRLDVDALLADRAGDADGAGDPAPGGTTVGHVHLEVTDLDAAEAFFGEALGFAVRQRMGTAALFVAAGGYHHHVGLNTWNGRTAPVSGRGLRSFEVVVPDEAALEAVLGRLPEATVDDTAAGAATVAAPDGFAVRLVVE; from the coding sequence ATGCCAGATAGCATCGACCCCGCGGCGCGGATCGGTCGCGTCACGCTCGCCGTCGCGGATCTCGACGCCACGATCGCGTTCTACCGCGACGTCGTCGGTCTCGCCGTCCGGGAGCGCGACGACGAGCGCGCGGTCCTCGGCACCGACGCCGACGCGCTGTTGGTGCTCGAAGCGGACGCCGACGCCGGGCCGCGACCGGCCGACGCCGCCGGCCTGTTCCACACCGCGTTCCTGTTCCCCTCACGCGCTGCATTGGGCGACGCGCTCGGCCGCGCCCGCGACGCCGGCGCCCACCTCACCGGCGCCTCCGACCACCTGGTGAGCGAGGCGGTCTACCTCCGTGACCCGGAGGGCAACGGCGTCGAACTGTATCGCGACCGCCCCCGCGACGAGTGGCCCGGGACCGACGACCGTGTCGAGATGGACACCCGCCGGCTGGACGTCGACGCGCTGCTCGCGGACCGCGCCGGCGACGCGGACGGTGCGGGCGACCCGGCGCCGGGGGGGACGACCGTCGGCCACGTCCACCTGGAAGTCACGGACCTCGACGCCGCCGAGGCGTTCTTCGGCGAGGCGCTCGGGTTCGCCGTCCGCCAGCGCATGGGGACGGCGGCGCTGTTCGTCGCGGCCGGCGGCTACCACCACCACGTCGGGCTGAACACGTGGAACGGGCGGACGGCACCCGTCTCCGGCCGCGGACTCCGCTCGTTCGAGGTGGTGGTCCCCGACGAGGCGGCGCTGGAGGCGGTCCTCGGTCGACTCCCCGAGGCGACCGTCGACGATACCGCAGCCGGAGCGGCGACCGTCGCGGCACCGGACGGATTCGCGGTGCGACTGGTCGTCGAGTGA
- a CDS encoding MFS transporter — translation MARVVFAPLLSEFIDTFGIGEATAGLLVTLVWVGSAAPRLPIGWLLTKVDRHYVVLAAGVVLTLAASFATVAPGIDVLMLAAVGMGLASGVYFIAGNTLVSELFPERVGRVMGIHGTASQLAAVVAAPFVTVALGLSVRAVAGWRAVFAAIAVAAAVVTVALFVTARGADLPEAGAEDRDLFGAARTEWRTILTGVLILGVAGFVWQGVFNFYELYMLDKGLSPAVARNALTVVFGAGVPAFAISGRLADRLPHVPYLLAVLGAFVACLFALVSVSGLVPLLVVSTVLGYVIHSLFPAMDTYLLDTLPDATRGSAYAVYSASMMIVQAAGSSVVGTLRSAGFAYDAVFGAAAAGLVVLLAGLVAAQRASWLPE, via the coding sequence ATGGCGCGGGTCGTGTTCGCGCCGCTGCTGTCGGAGTTCATCGACACCTTCGGCATCGGGGAGGCGACCGCGGGCCTGCTCGTCACCCTCGTGTGGGTCGGCAGCGCCGCCCCTCGCCTCCCGATCGGCTGGCTCCTCACGAAGGTCGACCGCCACTACGTCGTCCTCGCGGCGGGCGTGGTACTCACGCTCGCGGCGTCGTTCGCGACGGTCGCCCCCGGCATCGACGTGTTGATGCTCGCGGCCGTCGGGATGGGACTCGCCTCCGGCGTCTACTTCATCGCCGGCAACACGCTCGTGTCGGAGCTGTTCCCCGAGCGCGTCGGCCGAGTGATGGGGATCCACGGCACCGCCAGCCAGCTCGCGGCCGTCGTCGCGGCGCCGTTCGTCACGGTCGCGCTCGGGCTGAGCGTCCGCGCGGTCGCCGGGTGGCGGGCCGTCTTCGCCGCCATCGCCGTCGCCGCCGCGGTCGTCACGGTCGCGCTGTTCGTCACGGCCCGCGGCGCGGACCTCCCCGAGGCCGGCGCCGAGGACCGCGACCTGTTCGGCGCCGCCCGCACCGAGTGGCGCACCATCCTCACCGGCGTGTTGATCCTCGGGGTCGCCGGCTTCGTCTGGCAGGGCGTGTTCAACTTCTACGAGCTGTACATGCTCGACAAGGGACTCTCCCCGGCGGTCGCGCGCAACGCCCTCACCGTCGTGTTCGGCGCGGGCGTCCCCGCGTTCGCCATCTCCGGGCGCCTCGCCGACCGCCTCCCGCACGTCCCGTACCTGCTGGCGGTGTTGGGCGCGTTCGTCGCGTGCCTGTTCGCGCTCGTCTCCGTCTCCGGACTGGTTCCGCTGCTCGTCGTCTCGACGGTGTTGGGCTACGTGATCCACTCGCTGTTCCCGGCGATGGACACCTACCTGCTCGACACGCTGCCGGACGCGACCCGCGGCTCGGCGTACGCCGTCTACTCGGCCTCGATGATGATCGTGCAGGCGGCCGGTTCGTCGGTCGTCGGGACGCTCCGAAGCGCCGGGTTCGCTTACGACGCCGTGTTCGGCGCCGCCGCCGCCGGTCTCGTCGTGCTGCTCGCGGGGCTGGTGGCGGCCCAGCGGGCGTCGTGGCTGCCGGAGTGA
- a CDS encoding HVO_0758 family zinc finger protein, which yields MKSTRKGLREGELEKDNYERLSCAECGENLGKENPPDEVFSVRTCPNCGREWKELR from the coding sequence GTGAAGTCTACACGGAAGGGGCTCCGGGAGGGCGAGTTGGAGAAGGACAACTACGAGCGACTCAGTTGCGCCGAGTGCGGCGAGAACCTCGGGAAGGAGAACCCCCCCGACGAGGTGTTCTCCGTGCGGACGTGCCCCAACTGCGGCCGCGAGTGGAAGGAACTGCGCTGA
- a CDS encoding ABC transporter ATP-binding protein, which produces MAAITIDSLRKEYGDTVAVDGLSLSVDAGEVFGFLGPNGAGKSTTIDALLGHVRPTAGSVTVLGRDATTESRAVRESVGVLPDGYALYDRLTAREHVAMARSFRDADDDPDAVLARVGLADAADRRAGGFSTGMAQRLALGMALVDDPDVLVFDEPSAGLDPTGIADLRRIVAAAAERGATVFFSSHDLAQVEAVCDRVAIVDDGRLVAVDSVAGLRERAGALATLSVAADPLPDPASFLGIDGVRDAAVDGDRLLCRCVNAEAKVRALRAVFDSGVRVTDVDTDDASLEDLFAAALGDDDGDAVEAVPRGGSVATDGREPASPTAPEGVR; this is translated from the coding sequence ATGGCAGCAATCACCATCGACTCGCTCCGGAAGGAGTACGGCGACACCGTCGCCGTCGACGGGCTCTCGTTGTCGGTCGACGCCGGGGAGGTGTTCGGCTTCCTCGGGCCGAACGGCGCCGGGAAGTCGACCACCATCGACGCGCTGCTCGGGCACGTCCGCCCGACCGCCGGGTCGGTCACCGTGCTGGGACGCGACGCGACGACGGAGTCGCGTGCCGTCCGGGAGTCCGTCGGCGTCCTCCCCGACGGCTACGCGCTGTACGACCGGCTGACCGCGCGCGAACACGTCGCGATGGCGAGGTCGTTCCGCGACGCCGACGACGACCCGGACGCGGTCCTCGCCCGCGTCGGGCTGGCCGACGCCGCGGATCGCCGCGCGGGCGGCTTCTCGACGGGGATGGCCCAGCGGCTCGCGCTGGGGATGGCGCTCGTCGACGACCCGGACGTGTTGGTGTTCGACGAACCGTCGGCCGGGCTCGACCCGACGGGGATCGCCGACCTGCGTCGCATCGTCGCCGCGGCGGCCGAACGGGGCGCGACCGTGTTCTTCTCCAGCCACGACCTCGCGCAAGTCGAAGCCGTCTGCGACCGCGTGGCCATCGTCGACGACGGCCGCCTCGTCGCCGTCGACTCGGTGGCCGGCCTGCGCGAGCGTGCCGGCGCGCTCGCGACGCTGTCGGTCGCGGCCGATCCGCTCCCGGACCCGGCCTCGTTCCTGGGGATCGACGGCGTCCGCGACGCCGCCGTCGACGGCGACCGCCTCCTCTGTCGCTGTGTGAACGCCGAGGCGAAGGTCCGCGCGCTCCGGGCCGTGTTCGACTCCGGGGTTCGCGTCACGGACGTCGACACGGACGACGCCTCGCTGGAGGACCTGTTCGCCGCGGCTCTCGGCGACGACGACGGCGACGCGGTCGAGGCGGTCCCTCGCGGCGGATCGGTCGCGACCGACGGCCGCGAGCCGGCGTCGCCCACCGCGCCCGAGGGGGTCCGATGA
- a CDS encoding ABC transporter permease, with the protein MSVRRVAAVDLRTAVRSRMVRWLTGVFTVLSALGVSLLAVAGVEDATAVDAVGALSLPAVLVVPLAAIVVGYVAVVGERRSGSLKLLLGFPVSRAAVVAGKLAARTATVAMAVLVAFAVSGVLAAVLYGGVPVGRYAAFTLATVALGVAVAGFAVGVSAAVATRGRALAVAVGSYLLLVLFWQPVVAGVHYAATGGLPGAVVPAWYLLLDRLSPVGAYQVLVRAALDTTATASVFAIRPPAASAAPLETQLGGGPIPWYLSDAAAVLVLAAWTVLPVLVGTLRFRGRDL; encoded by the coding sequence ATGAGCGTCCGTCGGGTGGCCGCCGTCGACCTCCGAACCGCCGTGCGGTCACGGATGGTCCGGTGGCTCACGGGGGTGTTCACCGTCCTCTCGGCGCTCGGCGTCTCCCTCCTGGCGGTCGCGGGCGTCGAGGACGCGACGGCCGTCGACGCCGTCGGGGCGCTGTCGCTGCCGGCGGTGCTCGTCGTCCCGCTCGCGGCCATCGTCGTCGGCTACGTCGCGGTCGTGGGCGAGCGCCGCTCGGGGAGCCTGAAGCTGCTCTTGGGGTTCCCCGTCTCGCGCGCGGCCGTCGTCGCCGGCAAGCTGGCGGCGCGGACGGCGACCGTCGCGATGGCGGTGCTCGTCGCGTTCGCGGTCTCGGGCGTGCTCGCGGCCGTCCTGTACGGCGGCGTCCCGGTCGGCCGGTACGCCGCGTTCACGCTCGCGACGGTCGCGCTCGGCGTCGCCGTCGCCGGCTTCGCGGTCGGCGTCTCCGCCGCCGTCGCCACCCGGGGACGCGCCCTCGCGGTCGCGGTCGGCTCGTACCTCCTGCTCGTGTTGTTCTGGCAGCCGGTGGTCGCGGGGGTCCACTACGCCGCGACCGGCGGGCTCCCCGGCGCCGTGGTGCCGGCGTGGTACCTGCTGCTCGACCGGCTCTCGCCGGTCGGCGCCTACCAAGTGCTCGTGCGCGCCGCGCTCGACACGACCGCGACCGCGTCGGTGTTCGCGATCCGCCCGCCCGCCGCGAGCGCGGCGCCGCTGGAGACCCAACTCGGCGGCGGCCCGATCCCGTGGTACCTCTCGGACGCCGCGGCCGTGCTCGTGTTGGCCGCGTGGACCGTGCTCCCCGTCCTCGTCGGAACGCTCCGCTTCCGGGGACGGGATCTCTGA